In Denitratisoma sp. DHT3, one DNA window encodes the following:
- the dprA gene encoding DNA-processing protein DprA, translated as MTRDEVRDWLRLAAVPGLGGASQRLLLKAFGLPETIFAASAAALGSVVGEALARRILDRGDAADDALAAGLAWLDEPGNRLLTLADPGYPRSLLDGDDPPPLLYVKGRVELLGRPSLAVVGSRNSTRQGEANAQAFAASLSQRGLTIVSGLALGIDAAAHRGGLDGAGSTIAVIGTGPDRIYPARNAELAREIAERGVIVSEFAVGTPALPANFPRRNRIIAGLARGCLVVEAAERSGSLITARLAAEAGREVFAIPGSIHSPQSKGCHKLIKQGAKLVESAQDVLEELRWETSLAESGGEALSPAPAPGRGVGSGGTGLPEASTESGQESLLPALGRDPCTLDVLVQRTGLTADTLLAMLLPLELEGRIEQLPGGLYQRLA; from the coding sequence ATGACTCGGGACGAAGTGCGGGACTGGCTGCGACTGGCTGCCGTACCCGGCCTTGGCGGCGCGTCCCAGCGCTTGCTGCTGAAGGCATTCGGCCTGCCCGAGACGATTTTCGCCGCCAGTGCGGCAGCCCTGGGGAGCGTGGTGGGCGAGGCGCTCGCCCGCCGCATCCTCGATCGCGGGGATGCGGCCGACGATGCCCTGGCGGCGGGCCTGGCCTGGCTGGACGAACCCGGCAACCGGCTGCTGACCCTGGCCGACCCCGGGTATCCGCGCAGCTTGCTGGACGGCGACGATCCGCCGCCCCTGCTCTATGTCAAAGGGCGCGTGGAGTTGTTGGGGCGGCCTTCCCTGGCGGTGGTCGGCAGCCGCAACAGCACCCGCCAGGGCGAAGCCAACGCCCAGGCGTTCGCCGCCAGCCTGTCGCAGCGAGGGCTGACCATCGTCAGTGGCCTGGCGCTGGGCATCGATGCCGCCGCGCATCGGGGCGGCCTGGATGGCGCCGGCTCGACGATCGCGGTGATCGGCACCGGTCCCGACCGCATCTACCCGGCCCGCAACGCCGAACTGGCGCGGGAGATCGCCGAGCGGGGCGTCATCGTCAGCGAGTTTGCCGTCGGTACGCCGGCCCTGCCCGCCAACTTCCCGCGCCGCAACCGCATCATCGCCGGCCTGGCGCGGGGCTGCCTGGTGGTGGAGGCGGCCGAGCGCAGCGGCTCCCTGATCACCGCCCGCCTGGCCGCGGAAGCCGGTCGAGAGGTGTTCGCCATCCCCGGCTCCATCCACTCGCCCCAGTCCAAGGGCTGTCACAAGCTGATCAAGCAGGGCGCCAAACTGGTCGAATCGGCCCAGGACGTTCTCGAAGAACTTCGCTGGGAAACGTCCCTCGCCGAATCCGGCGGGGAGGCGCTTTCCCCCGCCCCCGCCCCGGGGCGGGGGGTAGGGAGTGGGGGCACTGGTTTGCCCGAGGCTTCGACCGAGAGCGGGCAGGAGAGCCTCCTGCCCGCTCTCGGTCGCGACCCCTGTACTTTGGATGTCCTGGTACAGCGCACCGGCTTGACGGCGGACACCCTTCTTGCGATGCTGTTGCCGCTGGAACTGGAAGGCCGCATCGAGCAGTTGCCCGGCGGCCTGTATCAGCGACTTGCGTGA
- a CDS encoding DUF494 family protein, with amino-acid sequence MIEILVYLFENYLPEACPAPDALARKLSAAGFEQDEISEALDWLAGLDRRDSAVVRLRSQSEALRLYDAQEMARLPLECRGFLLFLEQAGTLDAETREAVIERALALTDGEVSLSKLKVIVLTVMWRHQQEFDALVLEELLTEGEEEEDGEARLCH; translated from the coding sequence ATGATCGAAATCCTTGTTTATCTGTTTGAAAATTATCTGCCGGAAGCCTGTCCGGCACCCGATGCCCTGGCCCGCAAGTTGTCCGCGGCGGGCTTCGAGCAGGATGAGATCTCCGAGGCCCTGGATTGGTTGGCGGGGCTGGACCGGCGCGACAGCGCCGTGGTGCGCCTGCGTTCCCAGAGCGAGGCGCTGCGGCTGTACGACGCGCAGGAAATGGCGCGCCTGCCTCTGGAATGCCGGGGTTTTCTGCTGTTCCTCGAACAGGCGGGCACCCTCGATGCGGAGACCCGCGAGGCGGTGATCGAGCGGGCGCTGGCCCTGACCGACGGTGAAGTCTCGCTGTCCAAGCTGAAGGTCATCGTGCTCACCGTGATGTGGCGGCATCAGCAGGAATTCGATGCCCTCGTCTTGGAAGAGCTGCTCACGGAGGGCGAGGAAGAAGAGGACGGGGAGGCGCGTCTCTGTCATTGA
- a CDS encoding DNA topoisomerase III — translation MTKQLIIAEKPSVAQDIAKALGGMDEHFVRQGDYFESENYVLSSAIGHLLELAVPEEYEVKRGKWTFTHLPVIPPRFTLNPIEKTADRLKLLTRLIKRKDVVALINACDAGREGELIFRYVAQHALGAKGDKPIRRLWLQSMTTGAIRDGFAHLRSDVEMLPLADAARCRSEADWLIGINGTRAMTAFNSAEGGFYKTPVGRVQTPTLAILVERENRIRNFVSRDYWEVEAEFKAVAGIYRGRWFDEKFRKSDDEHAKAERLWEQAKAEAIRKKCLGKHGEVEEESKPKTEACPMLYDLTSLQREANGRFGFSAKNTLGLAQALYEKHKVLTYPRTDSRHLPEDYIATVKDTLGNLAETSYGRFTDQILKNGWVHPNKRIFNNAKVSDHFAIIPTGVVPKSLSEPEQKLYDLVMKRFLGIFFPAAEYNVTTRITRVEGEAFKTEGKVLVNAGWLAVYGKEAQSGGEEENSNLPPLEADERVWANDVEVKGKATQPPPRFSEATLLTAMEGAGKLVEDEELREAMSERGLGTPATRAATIEGLITEEYIHRNGRELQPTAKAFSLLFALEKLGVDEIRSPELTGEWEYKLKLMEQGKLARDEFMSHISGKTREMVDRIKHGELPDEAFSTLKTPCPRCGGQIREGYKKFECQGCDYKLWKVVASRQWEPEEMEELLSKGVVGPLQGFRSKMGRAFAAIIKLNGEKMPEFDFGQSNGEGEAEEVDFSGQEPLGTCPKCGARVFEHGMSYVCEKSVGAVRTCDFRSGKVILQQEIGRGEMQKLLEEGRTSLLKGFISARTRRKFSAFLVRGKDGKVGFEFEAKAPKVPKDAKAGKTSDGEAAPKKRAGSKTTAKASPRAKA, via the coding sequence ATGACCAAACAACTGATCATTGCCGAAAAACCCTCGGTCGCCCAGGATATCGCCAAAGCGCTTGGCGGCATGGACGAGCACTTCGTGCGCCAGGGGGACTATTTCGAGAGCGAGAACTACGTGCTCTCCTCCGCCATCGGCCATCTGCTGGAGTTGGCGGTGCCCGAGGAGTACGAGGTCAAGCGGGGCAAGTGGACCTTCACCCATCTGCCGGTGATTCCGCCCCGCTTCACCCTGAACCCGATCGAGAAAACCGCCGACCGGCTCAAGCTGTTGACCCGCCTGATCAAGCGCAAGGACGTGGTGGCCCTGATCAATGCCTGCGACGCGGGACGGGAAGGCGAACTGATCTTCCGCTACGTCGCCCAGCACGCGCTGGGCGCCAAGGGCGACAAGCCGATTCGCCGGCTCTGGCTGCAGTCGATGACCACCGGCGCGATCCGTGACGGCTTCGCCCATCTGCGCTCCGATGTGGAAATGCTGCCGTTGGCCGATGCCGCCCGCTGCCGCTCCGAGGCCGACTGGCTGATCGGCATCAACGGCACGCGGGCCATGACGGCCTTCAATTCCGCCGAAGGCGGCTTCTACAAGACGCCGGTCGGACGGGTACAGACGCCGACCCTGGCGATCCTGGTGGAGCGGGAAAACCGCATCCGCAACTTCGTTTCCCGCGACTATTGGGAAGTGGAGGCCGAATTCAAGGCGGTCGCCGGCATCTATCGGGGGCGCTGGTTCGACGAGAAATTCAGGAAGTCGGACGATGAGCACGCCAAGGCCGAACGTCTCTGGGAGCAGGCCAAGGCCGAGGCCATCCGCAAGAAATGCCTGGGCAAGCACGGCGAGGTGGAAGAGGAGAGCAAGCCCAAGACCGAGGCCTGCCCGATGCTCTACGACCTGACCTCCCTGCAGCGGGAGGCCAACGGCCGCTTCGGTTTTTCCGCCAAGAACACCCTGGGGCTGGCGCAGGCCCTGTACGAGAAGCACAAGGTCCTCACCTATCCGCGGACCGATTCGCGCCACCTGCCCGAGGACTACATCGCCACCGTCAAGGACACCCTGGGCAACCTCGCGGAAACGTCCTACGGCCGCTTCACCGACCAGATACTGAAGAACGGCTGGGTCCATCCCAACAAGCGCATCTTCAACAACGCCAAGGTCTCGGACCACTTCGCCATCATTCCCACCGGCGTCGTGCCCAAGAGCCTCTCCGAGCCCGAGCAGAAGCTCTACGACCTGGTGATGAAGCGGTTCCTGGGCATTTTCTTCCCCGCCGCCGAATACAACGTCACCACCCGCATCACCCGGGTCGAGGGCGAGGCCTTCAAGACCGAGGGCAAGGTGCTGGTCAATGCTGGCTGGCTGGCGGTGTATGGCAAGGAAGCCCAGAGCGGGGGCGAGGAGGAGAATTCCAACCTGCCGCCGCTGGAAGCCGACGAGCGGGTCTGGGCCAATGACGTCGAGGTGAAGGGCAAGGCCACCCAGCCGCCGCCCCGCTTCTCCGAAGCCACCTTGCTGACCGCCATGGAAGGCGCCGGCAAGCTGGTGGAGGACGAGGAGCTGCGGGAAGCGATGTCCGAGCGGGGCCTGGGCACGCCGGCCACCCGCGCGGCGACGATCGAGGGCCTGATCACCGAGGAATACATCCACCGCAACGGGCGCGAACTGCAGCCCACCGCCAAGGCATTCTCCCTCCTGTTCGCCCTGGAAAAGCTGGGGGTGGACGAGATCCGTTCCCCGGAGCTGACCGGCGAGTGGGAGTACAAGCTCAAGCTGATGGAGCAGGGCAAGCTGGCCCGCGACGAGTTCATGAGCCACATCAGCGGCAAGACCCGGGAGATGGTGGATCGGATCAAGCACGGCGAGCTGCCCGACGAGGCATTCTCGACGCTGAAGACGCCCTGCCCCCGCTGCGGCGGGCAGATCCGCGAAGGCTACAAGAAGTTCGAGTGCCAGGGCTGCGACTACAAGCTGTGGAAGGTCGTCGCCAGCCGACAGTGGGAGCCCGAGGAGATGGAGGAACTCCTCTCCAAGGGCGTCGTCGGCCCCCTCCAGGGTTTCCGCAGCAAGATGGGACGGGCCTTCGCGGCGATCATCAAGCTCAATGGCGAGAAGATGCCCGAATTCGATTTCGGCCAGTCCAACGGCGAGGGCGAGGCCGAGGAAGTCGATTTCTCCGGCCAGGAGCCCCTGGGCACCTGTCCCAAGTGCGGCGCCCGGGTCTTCGAGCACGGCATGAGCTATGTCTGCGAGAAGTCGGTGGGCGCTGTCCGGACCTGCGATTTCCGTTCCGGCAAGGTGATCCTGCAGCAGGAAATCGGCCGCGGCGAGATGCAGAAGCTGTTGGAGGAAGGCCGTACCAGCCTGTTGAAGGGCTTCATCTCGGCCCGCACCCGTCGCAAGTTCTCCGCCTTCCTGGTGCGCGGCAAGGACGGCAAGGTGGGCTTCGAATTCGAGGCCAAGGCACCCAAGGTACCCAAGGACGCCAAAGCCGGCAAGACATCGGACGGCGAGGCCGCGCCGAAGAAACGCGCCGGCAGCAAAACGACCGCCAAGGCGTCCCCCCGGGCGAAAGCCTGA